The following coding sequences are from one Lolium rigidum isolate FL_2022 chromosome 6, APGP_CSIRO_Lrig_0.1, whole genome shotgun sequence window:
- the LOC124659974 gene encoding uncharacterized protein LOC124659974: MEFQADGARWPEPRGGSAEAPPPALEAPSPRFDSSRALRLLRELGRNVTEDLVVLMPNLLSFLKHDDPAVVKQSIASGTNLFAAVLEEMALQINGRGRVDAWLEEMWAWMNQFKDAVCVMMHEPGPIAFKLLAVKFIETWILCLTPQPNSDRIQPIEGNNRRFDPSRLAKFHTSLDPVILEANANRAFILLVDILKSAYAHRGSFLVGTINSLAAIGKNRPVYYDRVLSVLFGFDPSLQTSKGAHSASLRYSLKTAFLGFLRSPCQEMLDSKDILVRRLRALSPGEATEQIIRQVEKLSRNIERASRMNKDEPPPWEMPYGDVSRKNPAPAMAEGIAKRARFDGSAFSNPLIQGTPDYSDVKIENDANMGHSSDPTILSTDVSPVEKMIEMIGALLAEGERGAESLGILISSVESDVMADIVIETMKHLPEAPFPLATNKSEPQSNLQSSSSPPTENFPGHTHSLPFTAQLAPPADGVGISPPDALLGPGSTDSKRDPRRDPRRLDPRRTVAPATASAIQVKVETTSMHQTNTLSDIPSVPGKGEKCAEYSVDPPKSEDEEHPSFHPNNQVIVKENEFLDDATEPEAIFELHAPVEAGIPSDVNEEMDNPLSPEAISNNESDSMDLEVDPFSPVPKISTPEDTTHELPLLPSHLDLSDSEKITLHILAVRRIIDDYKKNTLDTRFSLLAHLVAQSSADDNIMDLIQRHIIFHYHDQKGHELAMHVLYQLQCVNIADAPESSTSTSEHYEKFFISLAKSLIDSLPASDKSFSKLLCDAPCLPESLFRLLEGLCMSQGNNQQIKDSEGDRVAQGLGTVWSLILGRPPLRQACLDIVLKCAIHSQDEVRGKAVRLVVKKLCDLTYASEKVEQFATDSLLAIANKHGVETDANFTTSKESTAEVEIGIQEASVSGSQVPDAGPSESGSTKASLISPKQSAVSEAKRYTSLFFALCTKRPILLRQLFNVYGGSPKVVKQCIHWHIPTLVRNLGSSCPEMLDIIHNPPEGSEELVSLILQTLTEESNPSPNLVVAVKHLYETKLKDASILIPLLSSFPKEEVLPIFPRLVDLPPARFQDALARILQGSAHTGPALTPAEALIAIHEINPEKDKVPLKKVIDACTACFEQRTVFTQQVLEKSLNKLVDNVPIPLLFMRTVIQALDAFPALVDFVMGILSRLVNKQIWKMPKLWVGFLKLAYQTQPRSFDVLLQLPTPQLEIALNKYPNLRPHLSSFVNQRNLHNILPRHTLNVLGFINEPQQAPMPFAPAAMQTADTTSSLPGTTLM; the protein is encoded by the exons ATGGAATTCCAGGCGGACGGCGCCCGGTGGCCCGAGCCGCGGGGCGGCTCcgccgaggcgccgccgccggcgctggagGCCCCCTCTCCTCGCTTCGATTCGTCGCGTGCCCTAAG ATTGCTGAGAGAGCTTGGCAGAAATGTAACAGAAGATTTGGTTGTGCTGATGCCAAACTTGCTGTCATTTTTGAAACACGATGATCCTGCAGTTGTTAAGCAATCCATAGCTAGTGGGACAAATTTATTTGCTGCTGTACTGGAAGAGATGGCACTTCAG ATTAACGGGCGTGGAAGAGTTGATGCTTGGCTTGAAGAGATGTGGGCTTGGATGAACCAGTTCAAGGATGCAGTATGTGTTATGATGCATGAG CCTGGTCCTATTGCATTTAAACTACTCGCCGTAAAGTTCATTGAAACATGGATATTGTGCCTTACACCTCAACCCAACAGTGACCGAATACAGCCAATTGAAG GAAACAACCGGAGGTTTGATCCGTCACGATTAGCTAAATTTCATACTAGCCTTGATCCCGTTATTCTGGAAGCCAATGCAAATAGGGCTTTCATCCTCCTGGTGGATATTTTGAAATCAGCGTATGCTCACCGAGGATCCTTCCTAGTTGGCACCATTAATTC TCTTGCAGCTATTGGAAAGAATAGGCCGGTTTATTATGACCGTGTTCTGTCAGTGTTGTTTGGGTTTGACCCTAGTTTGCAGACTTCAAAAGGAGCTCATTCTGCAAGCCTGAGATATTCCCTGAAAACAGCCTTTTTAGGGTTTCTACGGAGTCCTTGCCAAGAAATGCTTGAT TCCAAGGACATACTAGTGAGGCGGCTCCGAGCTCTCAGCCCAGGTGAAGCAACAGAACAGATTATTAGGCAGGTAGAGAAGCTGTCTAGAAATATAGAGCGGGCTTCTCGTATGAACAAG GATGAACCTCCACCATGGGAGATGCCTTATGGAGATGTTAGTCGAAAGAATCCTGCTCCTGCTATGGCCGAGGGAATAGCTAAGAGAGCAAGATTTGATGGCTCTGCATTTTCGAATCCGCTAATCCAGGGAACACCTGATTATTCAGATGTGAAGATTGAAAATGATGCAAATATGGGTCATTCCTCTGACCCTACTATCTTGAGTACTGATGTATCTCCTGTTGAGAAGATGATTGAAATGATAGGCGCTTTACTTGCTGAAGGGGAAAGAGGAGCTGAATCCCTTGGTATTCTCATCTCATCGGTAGAGTCAGACGTCATGGCTGACATTGTAATTGAAACAATGAAGCATCTACCAGAAGCACCATTTCCATTGGCTACAAATAAGAGTGAACCGCAATCAAATTTGCAATCTTCCTCCAGCCCCCCTACAGAGAACTTTCCAGGCCATACACACTCTTTGCCCTTTACAGCACAATTAGCACCACCTGCAGATGGAGTAGGCATTTCACCACCTGATGCCCTTCTCGGTCCTGGTTCTACTGATTCGAAGCGTGACCCAAGAAGA GATCCTCGTCGCCTTGATCCACGGCGAACAGTTGCACCTGCTACTGCTAGTGCCATACAGGTGAAGGTGGAAACCACTAGCATGCATCAGACAAATACTTTGTCAGATATACCTTCTGTTCCTGGGAAGGGTGAAAAATGTGCAGAATATTCAGTAGACCCACCTAAAAGTGAAGATGAGGAGCATCCATCTTTTCATCCTAATAATCAAGTAATTGTCAAAGAGAATGAGTTTTTGGATGATGCCACAGAACCAGAGGCAATTTTTGAATTGCACGCACCGGTAGAAGCCGGAATTCCTTCTGATGTCAATGAAGAGATGGACAATCCATTGTCACCAGAAGCTATTTCAAACAATGAATCTGATAGTATGGATTTGGAGGTTGATCCCTTTTCACCAGTCCCCAAGATATCAACACCAGAGGATACTACTCATGAGTTGCCACTTCTTCCATCTCATTTGGATTTGAGTGACAGTGAGAAGATCACATTGCATATATTAGCTGTTAGGCGGATAATTGACGATTACAAGAAAAATACCCTGGACACAAGATTTTCTTTGCTTGCTCATTTGGTTGCTCAG AGTAGTGCTGATGATAATATCATGGATTTGATTCAGAGGCACATTATCTTCCATTATCATGACCAGAAG GGTCACGAACTGGCTATGCATGTGTTGTATCAGCTGCAGTGTGTCAATATTGCTGACGCACCAGAAAGTTCCACATCTACTTCTGAACATTACGAGAAGTTCTTTATATCACTT GCGAAGTCCTTGATTGATTCGCTACCGGCCTCAGATAAATCTTTTAGTAAACTTCTGTGTGATGCCCCATGTTTGCCTGAGTCTCTGTTTAGATTACTTGAGGGTCTTTGTATGTCACAAGGCAACAACCAACAAATAAAGGACAGCGAGGGTGACCGTGTTGCCCAAGGCCTCGGAACAGTATGGAGTCTTATTTTAGGGCGGCCTCCACTTCGTCAAGCTTGCTTGGATATTGTTCTGAAG TGTGCCATTCACTCTCAAGATGAAGTCCGAGGAAAGGCGGTTAGATTG GTTGTGAAAAAGCTCTGTGATCTGACATATGCATCAGAAAAAGTTGAGCAGTTCGCCACAGATAGTCTTCTGGCAATTGCTAATAAGCATGGCGTGGAGACAGATGCTAATTTCACAACCTCAAAAGAATCTACAGCCGAG GTtgaaataggcatccaggaagctTCAGTTAGTGGCTCCCAGGTTCCCGATGCTGGACCTTCTGAAAGTGGATCTACCAAGGCCTCGTTGATTTCACCTAAACAATCAGCAGTATCTGAGGCCAAACGCTATACTTCATTGTTTTTTGCACTTTGCACAAAG AGACCCATTCTTCTTCGACAGTTGTTCAATGTCTATGGAGGGTCTCCGAAAGTTGTCAAACAG TGTATCCATTGGCATATTCCCACCCTTGTAAGAAATCTGGGATCCTCATGTCCTGAAATGCTGGACATTATTCATAATCCACCTGAAGGCAGTGAAGAACTTGTTAGCCTG ATACTTCAAACACTGACCGAAGAATCAAATCCTTCGCCCAACCTGGTTGTGGCTGTTAAACATCTCTATGAGACCAAGCTGAAG GATGCATCTATTCTCATTCCATTGCTATCCTCATTTCCGAAGGAAGAG GTGCTACCCATATTTCCTAGACTAGTTGATCTCCCACCTGCCAGATTCCAAGATGCACTTGCTCGGATATTGCAG GGCTCTGCTCATACTGGTCCAGCGTTAACCCCTGCCGAAGCTCTGATTGCAATCCATGAAATTAATCCAGAAAAGGACAAAGTTCCCCTAAAGAAG GTCATAGATGCTTGCACTGCTTGCTTTGAGCAGCGCACGGTATTTACTCAGCAAGTTCTGGAGAAGTCATTGAATAAATTG GTCGATAATGTTCCGATCCCTCTTCTTTTTATGAGGACTGTTATTCAAGCACTTGATGCTTTCCCAGCTTTG GTTGATTTTGTCATGGGAATACTTTCCAGGCTTGTCAATAAGCAG ATCTGGAAAATGCCAAAGCTGTGGGTTGGATTCTTAAAATTGGCATACCAGACTCAACCACGCTCGTTTGATGTTTTGTTACAG TTACCTACGCCGCAGCTTGAAATTGCACTGAATAAGTATCCGAATCTTCGACCACATCTTTCTTCCTTTGTTAATCAgcggaacttgcacaacatcttgccCAG ACATACTTTGAATGTCTTGGGATTCATCAATGAACCACAGCAGGCACCAATGCCATTTGCACCTGCTGCGATGCAAACAGCAGACACAACTTCCTCTCTTCCTGGTACAACCCTAATGTGA
- the LOC124665432 gene encoding uncharacterized protein LOC124665432 produces MPPPPPPQPPPPPPPPPPPSSPPPLNAHRHPLPPAPSPPTALLLAPGPSPTRALALLFPDASARLFATLPSPATSPPPTPVPSPLAAAACFVLLLPSSHLLFLSAHPSPASPAVHLRAYSLAAAGRFAPAPLAFRRRASPAALPLHGLPFGLGVRLAAGVNAVALLSPAAGQIWLLAPRMAADGRTLQLHKCAVVELESARPVYAMQVAMAKLLLGEAGGVRVFPLRSLMKGGRERKDAAGALARKSLHKKNGVLNGLIVPVGRGGDARGAQGDAASGCKLTTLRVKQSSGSYSSIFLTFNQVDHNSQGGVNLTKSVKAVSIQPFSKEKFLVLDSAGVLHVFSHELAPEATKTYSLDCAMKVQSFAVFPSSLTKTQILWVSDGAHSIHMVSTLPAFDVESPKSDNGDCDEERELATIKLSAIEAIFTSEKVQDIVSISKDSVLILGQGNMFLYGTA; encoded by the exons atgccgcctccgcctcctccgcaacccccaccaccacctcctcctcccccgccgccgtctTCGCCACCCCCTCTCAACGCccaccgccaccctctcccgcccgcgccgtcgccgcccaccGCCCTCCTCCTCGCACCAGGCCCCTCCCCAACCCGCGCCCTCGCGCTCCTCTTCCCGGACGCCTCCGCGCGCCTCTTCGCCACCCTCCCCTCCCCCGCCACCTCCCCGCCTCCCACCCCCGTCCCCTCCCCGCTCGCCGCCGCGGCCTGCTTCGtgctcctcctcccctcctcccacctcctcttcctctccgCGCACCCGTCCCCCGCCTCCCCCGCCGTCCACCTCCGCGCctactccctcgccgccgccggccgcttcgCGCCCGCCCCGCTCGCCTTCAGGCGCCGCGCCTCGCCCGCCGCCCTGCCCCTCCACGGCCTCCCCTTCGGCCTCGGCGTCCGCCTCGCCGCCGGGGTCAACGCCGTCGCGCTGctctcccccgccgccggccagaTCTGGCTGCTCGCGCCCAGGATGGCCGCCGACGGGCGCACGCTTCAGCTCCACAAGTGCGCGGTTGTTGAGCTCGAGTCGGCGCGGCCCGTCTACGCCATGCAGGTCGCCATGGCCAAGCTGCTGCTCGGCGAGGCTGGCGGCGTGCGCGTCTTCCCCTTGAGAAGTTTGATGAAGGGTGGGAGGGAGAGGAAGGACGCTGCCGGGGCTTTAGCAAGGAAGAGCTTGCACAAGAAGAACGGGGTTCTCAATGGCTTGATTGTGCCGGTTGGGCGTGGTGGTGACGCCCGAGGTGCTCAAGGAGATGCTGCTTCCGGTT GCAAGCTTACAACCTTGAGGGTGAAACAGAGTTCAGGGAGCTATTCCTCTATCTTTTTGACCTTTAACCAAGTGGATCATAACTCACAAGGTGGTGTAAATTTGACAAAATCAGTTAAAGCTGTGTCAATCCAACCTTTTTCCAAGGAAAAGTTTTTGGTACTTGATTCAGCTGGAGTTTTGCATGTCTTCAGTCATGAATTGGCCCCAGAAGCTACCAAAACGTATTCTTTGGATTGCGCTATGAAGGTCCAATCGTTCGCTGTTTTCCCAAGTAGCCTTACGA AGACACAAATTCTTTGGGTTTCAGATGGTGCGCATTCCATACACATGGTGTCAACACTGCCAGCATTTGATGTTGAGTCCCCTAAAAGCGACAATGGTGATTGTGATGAGGAAAGAGAGTTAGCAACCATTAAGCTCTCAG CTATTGAAGCCATCTTTACTAGTGAAAAGGTTCAGGATATTGTATCTATCTCCAAGGATTCTGTGCTTATCCTTGGCCAAG GCAACATGTTTTTATATGGAACTGCTTGA